The following proteins come from a genomic window of Nitrososphaerota archaeon:
- a CDS encoding DNA topoisomerase IV subunit A: MSSEISKKSIKYTSQKIELQILKKLENLGMDICNEIDNKHFPLIEIPSRSTSNIVYDPKIRQYVLGDKKIQRSARNIRHLRPFAQFLWLATFAKDLILTDKTSTLRDAFYNALGFGIDFKDQAESDDTIMDLEAFLNTPRENFHIFPEERSSVFGPLVVEFTTRGYEGRRLDLTSIPDGAMIGPSMAKAEFVKCNAKMVLVVEKGAVYQRFLEEKAHEKFKAILVHTAGQAPRATRHFIRRLNHELNLPIYIFTDADVFGMHIASVLIYGSALSAHITELNIPDAVWAGVYASDIERYKLPAMKLTNIDVKRLKELERDPRYQKDPWKKEINVFWKIQKKAELEAFSRYGLPFIVNEFLPERLAEIQKK; encoded by the coding sequence AAAAATCGAACTTCAAATATTAAAAAAACTAGAAAACTTAGGAATGGATATTTGTAATGAAATAGATAATAAACATTTTCCTTTAATAGAAATTCCAAGTAGGTCAACATCAAATATTGTTTATGATCCAAAAATAAGACAATATGTTTTAGGTGATAAAAAAATACAAAGATCTGCACGTAATATAAGACATTTAAGACCATTTGCTCAATTTCTTTGGTTAGCTACTTTTGCAAAAGATTTAATTTTAACGGATAAAACATCAACTCTTAGAGATGCATTCTATAATGCTTTAGGCTTTGGAATAGATTTTAAGGATCAAGCTGAAAGTGATGATACAATAATGGATTTAGAAGCCTTTCTGAATACTCCACGTGAAAATTTTCATATTTTCCCAGAGGAAAGATCATCTGTTTTTGGGCCATTAGTAGTTGAATTTACTACTAGAGGTTACGAAGGGAGGAGGCTTGATCTAACTTCAATTCCAGATGGTGCAATGATAGGTCCAAGTATGGCAAAAGCAGAATTTGTAAAATGTAATGCTAAAATGGTTTTAGTTGTAGAAAAAGGTGCAGTTTATCAGAGATTCTTAGAAGAAAAAGCACATGAAAAATTTAAAGCAATATTGGTACATACTGCTGGTCAAGCTCCTAGAGCTACGAGACATTTTATAAGAAGATTAAATCACGAACTTAATCTTCCAATATATATATTCACCGATGCAGATGTTTTTGGAATGCACATAGCTTCAGTTCTCATATATGGCTCTGCATTATCAGCACATATAACAGAATTAAATATTCCAGACGCTGTTTGGGCCGGAGTATATGCAAGTGACATTGAAAGATATAAATTACCTGCAATGAAATTAACAAATATAGATGTTAAACGTTTAAAAGAACTTGAAAGAGATCCACGTTATCAAAAAGATCCATGGAAAAAAGAAATAAATGTTTTTTGGAAAATTCAAAAAAAGGCGGAGCTTGAAGCTTTCTCTAGGTATGGATTACCATTTATTGTTAATGAATTTTTACCAGAAAGATTAGCTGAAATACAAAAGAAATAA
- a CDS encoding DHH family phosphoesterase yields MQNLEKFFKDIENSIKKIKDFKGKEAFIIHHDEADGICSAAIVKKTLEEYGFSIKTLCLEKLFPEVIEKLHSRNNFLYIYTDIGSAHVEKISKINEEKNLTIILDHHDTTYCDNPSIHNINPELYGLSGEKDASASTIAYFFSKKFNEKNKKLSYLAIIGSAEIPMITGLNKEVIKDALNEKIIEILKTKKEEDIKILSLGKPLSYKRLSTLLSIIGSVGYYRGGPEKGIKICLEGMDEKTENEIKKLEEERKEANKRMLLELYKKGLEKLSYIQWFHAKDNFKGMGTKVIGSFCSYLSFQKRIVDQDKYLIGIMNMSSIIPNFGNLEKNYVKVSARAPKQLSILIEEGKALPLSKILPEACSLYQGFGDGHSVAASGVILNGKEKEFIETLNELAKGK; encoded by the coding sequence ATGCAAAACTTAGAAAAATTTTTTAAGGATATTGAAAATTCAATAAAAAAAATTAAAGATTTTAAAGGGAAAGAAGCTTTTATAATACATCATGATGAAGCAGATGGAATATGCTCCGCAGCAATAGTGAAGAAAACACTTGAAGAGTATGGTTTTTCTATTAAAACTCTATGTTTAGAAAAATTGTTTCCTGAAGTAATTGAGAAATTACACTCTAGAAATAACTTTCTATATATTTACACAGATATAGGTTCTGCACATGTAGAAAAAATTTCTAAAATAAATGAAGAAAAAAATTTAACGATTATTTTAGATCATCATGATACAACATATTGTGATAATCCATCAATCCATAATATAAATCCAGAACTTTATGGATTAAGTGGAGAAAAAGATGCTTCAGCTTCAACTATTGCTTATTTTTTCTCAAAAAAATTTAATGAAAAAAATAAAAAATTATCATATTTAGCAATAATAGGTTCAGCTGAAATTCCTATGATCACTGGCTTAAATAAAGAAGTTATTAAAGATGCTTTAAATGAAAAAATCATAGAAATTTTAAAAACTAAAAAAGAAGAAGATATTAAAATTCTATCATTAGGTAAACCCTTATCTTATAAAAGATTATCTACGCTTTTATCAATAATAGGTTCAGTTGGATATTATAGAGGAGGACCAGAAAAAGGAATTAAAATATGTTTAGAGGGAATGGATGAGAAAACAGAAAATGAAATTAAAAAACTTGAAGAAGAAAGAAAGGAAGCTAATAAAAGAATGTTATTAGAATTGTATAAAAAAGGTTTAGAAAAATTATCTTATATACAATGGTTTCATGCAAAAGATAATTTTAAAGGAATGGGAACAAAAGTTATTGGAAGCTTTTGTTCTTATTTAAGTTTTCAAAAGAGAATAGTTGATCAAGATAAATACTTAATAGGAATAATGAATATGTCTTCAATAATACCAAATTTTGGAAATCTTGAAAAAAATTATGTAAAAGTTTCTGCACGTGCACCAAAACAATTATCAATTTTAATAGAAGAAGGAAAAGCTTTACCATTATCAAAAATTCTTCCAGAAGCATGCAGTCTCTATCAAGGTTTTGGAGATGGGCATAGTGTAGCAGCTTCAGGGGTAATATTAAATGGGAAAGAAAAAGAATTCATAGAAACTTTAAATGAATTAGCTAAAGGAAAATAA
- a CDS encoding DNA-directed DNA polymerase, producing the protein MLRGIFYFCDFDEKRNKLRIFLKNGEKTIIAYSKNYKPYFYILNKKASIENIEKILNEKKYKVISYFEKDYKIINGEKVEVLKIFTDRIEDRRKIAKEIGFETTYDKIPAWQQFILDNNITPLSIVEIDSNEFSNIKEVEIPQEINLKKLYFTTIIYSEHGYPKIGEDQILVIACLTDSGEKIFINQKNDKEIIEDFFNFIKEYDPDIIIGYGQDIIDWPYIIARAKKNGIKIDISKDGSEIIETGKYFRGMILKETYIAGRINFDLFAIAWRDFPYLPTKSLFEIAEELGIKDLEEIPEYEIGKLWKSENGKNKIIEYAIKKVKLIKKVSDELLPFQFELAKLVKVMPNNVIRMTMGEIVDSLILEKAWKKNILLPERPEKTMKIEAEEYIGGYVWLKSPGIYENVVYIDVASMYPSIIHEYNISFETINCKCCDPNESLLKLNDIKANICKNKKGLISETVLELINERKKIKEEMSKYEKDSSQYKSLYAKQFVLKKCANSIYGYLGWIGSRVYNKEAAELITKIGRYFINEIKEIIEKEGFKVIYIDTDGIQFTNGKIEKCYELIEKINKKLPITIELQYIANKAVFLAKKKYAHLINGKIESKGLEYIRKDYPKIIRDAQKELIEIILKTKNFNKALENVKKYRNKLTSKNITKEDLVIIEQLTKKIEEYERVTKGVSAAKFLKEKEGIEIHRGQNIKILIIKGKEAINYRARPVEFFELEDCDIEYYLNLFDQTIERTFESLGKKISLKQSTLPFS; encoded by the coding sequence GTGTTAAGAGGTATATTTTATTTTTGCGATTTTGATGAAAAGAGAAATAAATTAAGAATATTTTTAAAAAATGGAGAAAAAACAATCATTGCTTATTCAAAAAATTATAAACCATATTTCTATATATTAAATAAAAAAGCCTCAATAGAAAATATCGAAAAAATATTAAATGAGAAAAAATATAAAGTAATTTCCTATTTTGAAAAAGATTATAAAATAATTAATGGAGAAAAAGTTGAAGTATTAAAAATTTTTACAGATAGAATTGAAGATAGAAGAAAAATAGCTAAAGAAATAGGTTTTGAAACAACTTATGATAAAATACCTGCTTGGCAACAATTCATTTTAGATAATAATATAACACCATTATCAATCGTTGAAATCGATTCAAATGAATTTTCAAACATAAAAGAAGTTGAAATACCACAAGAAATTAATCTTAAAAAATTATACTTTACAACAATAATTTATTCTGAACATGGTTATCCAAAAATAGGCGAGGATCAAATACTAGTAATTGCATGTTTAACAGATTCTGGAGAAAAAATATTCATAAATCAAAAAAATGATAAAGAAATAATAGAAGATTTTTTCAATTTTATTAAAGAATACGATCCAGATATAATAATTGGTTATGGACAAGATATAATTGATTGGCCATATATTATAGCAAGAGCAAAGAAAAATGGAATAAAAATAGATATTTCAAAAGACGGTTCAGAAATAATTGAAACAGGGAAATATTTTAGAGGAATGATATTAAAAGAAACATACATTGCAGGAAGAATAAATTTTGATTTATTTGCAATTGCTTGGAGAGATTTTCCATATTTACCAACAAAATCATTATTTGAAATTGCTGAAGAATTAGGTATAAAGGATTTAGAAGAAATACCTGAATATGAAATTGGAAAACTTTGGAAGAGTGAAAATGGAAAAAATAAAATTATAGAATATGCTATAAAAAAAGTTAAATTAATAAAAAAAGTTTCAGATGAGTTACTACCATTTCAATTTGAATTAGCAAAATTGGTAAAAGTAATGCCAAACAATGTTATAAGAATGACTATGGGTGAAATAGTTGATAGTTTAATTTTAGAAAAAGCATGGAAAAAGAACATTCTTTTACCTGAAAGACCTGAGAAAACTATGAAAATAGAAGCAGAAGAGTACATTGGGGGTTATGTTTGGCTAAAATCTCCTGGTATATATGAAAATGTAGTATATATCGACGTAGCTTCAATGTATCCTTCTATAATTCACGAATATAATATTAGTTTTGAAACAATTAATTGTAAATGTTGCGATCCAAATGAAAGTTTATTAAAACTTAATGATATAAAAGCAAATATTTGTAAAAATAAAAAAGGATTAATTTCAGAAACAGTACTTGAATTAATTAATGAAAGAAAGAAAATAAAAGAAGAAATGAGTAAATATGAAAAAGACTCTTCTCAATATAAAAGCTTGTATGCAAAACAATTTGTATTAAAAAAATGTGCTAATAGTATTTATGGTTACTTAGGATGGATTGGAAGTAGAGTATATAATAAAGAAGCAGCAGAATTAATTACTAAAATTGGAAGATATTTTATTAATGAAATAAAGGAAATAATAGAGAAAGAAGGTTTTAAAGTAATTTATATAGATACTGATGGTATTCAATTTACTAATGGTAAAATTGAAAAATGCTATGAATTGATTGAAAAAATTAACAAAAAACTTCCAATAACAATCGAATTGCAATATATAGCTAATAAAGCAGTATTTTTAGCAAAGAAAAAATATGCACATCTTATAAATGGAAAAATAGAATCTAAAGGGCTTGAATATATTAGAAAAGATTATCCAAAAATAATTAGAGATGCACAAAAAGAATTAATAGAAATCATTTTAAAAACAAAAAATTTTAATAAAGCTTTAGAGAATGTTAAAAAATATAGGAATAAATTAACTTCTAAAAATATTACAAAAGAAGATTTAGTAATAATAGAACAATTAACTAAGAAAATTGAAGAATATGAAAGAGTAACAAAAGGAGTTTCAGCAGCAAAATTCCTTAAAGAAAAAGAAGGGATAGAAATACATAGAGGACAAAATATAAAAATATTAATAATAAAAGGGAAAGAAGCAATAAATTATAGAGCTAGACCTGTTGAATTTTTTGAATTGGAAGATTGTGATATTGAATATTATTTAAACCTTTTTGATCAAACAATAGAAAGAACCTTTGAAAGCTTAGGCAAGAAAATTTCATTAAAACAATCAACTTTACCATTTTCTTAA
- a CDS encoding homoserine dehydrogenase — protein sequence MRIILIGYGNVGKNFTKILSIKQMEIFKEHGLKPKIIAIVDKSGAAINLEGLDLERMLKVKENYGSIAYDPKYGYKEKTALDVIESYEAEIVIETTPTNIKNGEPGLTHIKSAFKNKKHVITTNKGPLALALPALIELAEYNNVCFKFSGTVGGGTPILELAKKCLKGEKVISIKGILNGTTNYILTQMLEENIPFEKALETAQKLGYAEADPSMDIDGIDAACKLVIIANYIMNKKITLKDVNIKGIRDISLKELLEAKNEGYKIKLIGRIDKDLKVSPIKVSVKDPVCVDGTLNAVTFTTEHSGDITIIGRGAGGIETANSIIRDLIDIKETLLIKSSSKNP from the coding sequence TTGAGAATCATCCTTATAGGATATGGAAATGTTGGAAAAAATTTTACAAAAATACTTTCAATAAAACAAATGGAAATATTTAAAGAACATGGATTAAAACCAAAAATAATAGCAATTGTAGATAAAAGTGGAGCTGCTATAAATTTAGAAGGACTAGATTTAGAAAGAATGCTAAAAGTTAAAGAAAATTATGGTTCGATAGCATATGATCCAAAATATGGATATAAAGAAAAAACAGCATTGGATGTAATAGAATCTTATGAAGCTGAAATAGTTATTGAAACAACTCCTACGAATATTAAAAATGGAGAACCAGGATTAACACATATAAAATCTGCTTTTAAAAATAAGAAACATGTAATAACTACAAATAAAGGACCTTTAGCTTTAGCATTACCAGCTTTAATAGAATTAGCTGAATATAATAATGTTTGTTTTAAATTTAGTGGAACTGTTGGAGGTGGAACACCTATCCTTGAATTGGCTAAAAAATGCTTAAAAGGAGAAAAAGTTATTTCTATTAAAGGGATATTAAATGGTACAACAAATTATATATTAACGCAAATGCTTGAAGAAAATATTCCTTTTGAAAAAGCATTAGAGACTGCTCAAAAATTGGGTTATGCTGAAGCTGACCCATCGATGGATATAGATGGGATAGATGCTGCATGTAAACTTGTTATTATAGCAAATTATATTATGAATAAAAAAATTACTTTAAAAGATGTAAATATTAAAGGTATAAGAGATATCTCTTTAAAAGAATTATTAGAAGCAAAAAATGAAGGATATAAAATAAAACTTATAGGAAGAATAGATAAAGATTTAAAAGTTTCGCCAATTAAAGTATCTGTAAAAGATCCGGTATGCGTAGATGGAACATTGAATGCTGTTACTTTTACAACAGAACATTCAGGAGATATAACAATTATTGGACGTGGTGCAGGTGGCATTGAAACTGCAAATTCAATAATAAGAGATTTAATAGATATAAAAGAAACTTTATTAATTAAGAGCTCATCTAAAAACCCTTAA